TTGTTAGAGAAATCGCCACTATTCAGGCCGCTTTGGATCATGAGCTCGAGGCTAGCAAGGGcgttggctgggctggcaaGCTTAAGGAGATGTTCCTTGACAAGAGCAACTTGTACCGTGTGTATATGGCAACTATGGTTCAGCTATTGTCACAGTGGTCTGGTGCCGGTTCCATCACGCTCTATGCCCCTGATCTGTTCAAGATTCTCGGCATTACTGGTAGCGAGGAGGGCCTGCTTGTCACAGCCGTCTTTGGTATCGTGAAGCTTGTCTCGGCCCTTGTGTGTGCTCTCTTCCTCGTTGATGTTATCGGACGAAAGCGTGCGCTGCTCACTGGCATCACCCTGCAAGCAATTTCTATGATCTACGTCGCTGGGTTCTTGACGGCTGTCCCCGAACTCGGCACTGTCGAAGACTTTGTCCTGCCAGCGTCCAAGGTTCCCGCCAGTCGTGGCGCGATTGCCATGATTTACATCTCTGGCTGCGGATGGGCCCTCGGTTGGAACTCCATGCAGTACCTGCTAACTGCAGAGTTGTTCCCCCTGAGAATTCGTGCTCTGGCCACCTCGTGGGCTATGACCCTCCATTTCGCTAATCAGTACGGTAACTCTCGCGCTGTTCCCAACATGCTGCTTCCCACCTCTGATGGCGGCATTTCACCCATGGGTACCTTCTGGTGCTTTGCTGCTGTCACTATCTTAGGTGGTGCTTGGGTGTGGTTCTCCGTCCCCGAGACAAGTGGTCGCAGCCTGGAGAGCATGGACCGTTTGTTCGACCTTCCTTGGTACAAGATCGGTCTGCACGGAAACCAGGATGCTGAGCAGCAGGATATGGCATATAATGAGAAGCAGCGCGTGGCTGAGGAGACTCATGGTACTGGGCAGCATGTTGAAGGCAAGACGATTGCGTAACAATACCACCTTTTTAAGAGAATAGCACGTTATGAGTTTAGATTGAATGACTACTCATGTGATATAATACCGCTTTCAAGCACTTCTTGACGTCGAGTAAACACCAATTGATCAATATAGCTTCATAGACTGCCCCAGACATAAGAACCAGCTCCACACGCCGTATAAGTTCAGCGTTAGACTACCGTATCTCACATGGGAAAATCACCAATTTAGAACTCCCGTCGCTTAGAGAACAACCTTAATCCAATCTACACTCCCTACCCCAAATCTCAACCCCATGCCTAGACTCAAAGACCCTAAAGGGGCGTGAATCTACCAAAGTCTCACCAGATGCCAGGGCCACCTACATCCCCCACATCGTTACCCCGGCTGGG
The genomic region above belongs to Pochonia chlamydosporia 170 chromosome 2, whole genome shotgun sequence and contains:
- a CDS encoding MFS quinate transporter (similar to Neosartorya fischeri NRRL 181 XP_001267529.1), which gives rise to MAGGVKKPVNIFRLKDLGEPAGVFNWRLWFAVVSFGLLGAARGIDEGLISGAFNSHDFQDTIHYSSFSKSEQANIKANVSAMVQIGSVAGALIAFVVCDRIGRIMATRFLCLLWVVGIVIFMVGGVNGNLGAIYAGRFIAGLGVGQTPVVGPVYIAEVAPACIRGLCTCFFTGAVYIGIVLAYFTNYGCRLHIPNTSHNQWLVPTSLHIMMAGIIFILTFLQYESPRFLVSKGKNEKASHVMARLRKQDPESDYVVREIATIQAALDHELEASKGVGWAGKLKEMFLDKSNLYRVYMATMVQLLSQWSGAGSITLYAPDLFKILGITGSEEGLLVTAVFGIVKLVSALVCALFLVDVIGRKRALLTGITLQAISMIYVAGFLTAVPELGTVEDFVLPASKVPASRGAIAMIYISGCGWALGWNSMQYLLTAELFPLRIRALATSWAMTLHFANQYGNSRAVPNMLLPTSDGGISPMGTFWCFAAVTILGGAWVWFSVPETSGRSLESMDRLFDLPWYKIGLHGNQDAEQQDMAYNEKQRVAEETHGTGQHVEGKTIA